The Flavobacterium sp. genome contains the following window.
TGAAGAGCGCACAGGAAAACCATTTCTTATTTATGCCGTTGCTGTAATTTCAATTGGTTTAAATATTGCTTTAGGTTTATTCCCATCTTTAGTTTTAGATTTATTGAGATAAAATCAGATCAAAAAAACAAAAAATCCATCAAGAGTTTCTTTTGATGGATTTTTTATTTTATATACTTTTTCAAAAGAAAAATTCATGTTAAAAATTTTCGCATAAGTCGATAGACTTCGAAAAAACTCCATATATTTGGGTTCACTAAAAGCATAAATTATGGCCTTTAATTCAAAAAATCCTTTTTTAAGTAACAAGCGTTTTTCATCAAATGCTGTTTCAAGAGCTGAAGAAGTACATGAAGCAAAGATTATTGATTACAATCAGGAAATGACTTTGTCTGGTACTATAAATAAAACAGCTATTTTATTTTTAATATTATGCGGCTCTGCTATGGTAACATGGTGGATGGCATTTAACGGGATGAATATTATGCTGCCTGCAATTGGTGGTGCTGTAATTGGATTCATTCTTGTTTTAATTTCTGCATTTAAACCGCAAGCTTCTCCATATTTAGCGCCGGGATATGCCTTATTCGAAGGGTTATTTATTGGAGGAATATCTGCAATATTTGAAGCTAGGTTCCCTGGAATTGTAATGAATGCAGTTGGAGCAACTTTAGTGACATTTTTAGTATGTCTTGGATTGTATAAATTCAGAATTGTTAAAGTAAATGAACAATTTAAATCTGTCGTTATTGCTGCAACACTGGCAATTGCAACTTATTATTTATTTTCATGGCTTGCTTCATTAATTTTTAACTTCACTCCAGTTCATTATGGAAATGGAATGATGAGTATCGGAATTAGTGTATTTGTTATTATTGTAGCTGCTTTAAATTTATTTCTTGATTTTGATCTAATTGAGCAGGGAGTGCAGCAAAAAATGCCAAAATTTATGGAATGGTACGGTGCAATGGGATTAATGATTACATTAGTTTGGTTGTATATTGAATTCCTAAGATTATTAGCAAAACTATCGAGTAAAGATTAATTTCTTTCTTAACTAAATACTGAAAGCCTTTTTGAAATTCAAAAAGGCTTTTTTTTATGATTTATCACTATTAAAACTTACAATAATCTTCTAAAAAAGAAATCTTTTTCTTATAAAAAATAAATTTTAACAAAAACACCTGAAAAAGTTACAAAATGATAAATTTGATTATTACATCATTTTTAAATCCTTTAGAAGACCAATAAAACAAAGCTTTTCCGCAAATGTATTTAACATGTAATAAATTACAATTAATGCAATAAATTACATTTTAATCAAAACAATTACAATATTTTTTACATATATGTTTTTTTATGACGATATAAATAAGAATATTAAAATTTTGTATAATTTCGTGTAATCGATTACAATTATTGTGTAAACGATAAATACAAAAAACCACAAAAACTTTTATTAACGTCTAACTTAAACAATTATGAAAAAAAACCTACTTTTTCTGGCTGTGTTTTTTATTGCTGTTCAAACCTGGTCACAGCAAATTAATGAAGCAAGCGGATGGCTTGAATCTGTGTTTGTAAAATGGCAGCCTGTGAGTAATGCCCAAACGTATAATGTGTATTATACAGGGGAAGGAATTGTCGACAGAAAAATTGACAATCAGCTTATTAGAAGTTACGGAACTTATTTTCGTGCTGACATTCCGGGATTAAAAGCTGGATCTTACACTGTAAAAATTAAACCTGTAATTTCTGGCGTAGAAGGAACGGGCACAACTACCAGCACTTTAACAGTAAAAGCTCACGATCGATCTGGATTTGCTTTTTCTAATTCACGTGTTCCTGGCGCTTACAATGCAGACGGAACTCCTAAAAGCAACGCCGTAATTATCTACGTTACTGAACAAACTAAAAATACGGTTTCTCTAAATGTAACCGGAGCTACAACAAATCCGTGTGTTGGTTTACAGACAATTCTTGACGGCTACAAAAAAGGGAAAGATTTAAGACCTTTTATCATTCGTATAGTGGGCCAGATTACCGATTTATCATATATGATGAGCGGCGATATTGTTATTGAAAACGCTAAAAATGCTTCAGCTTATCTGACATTAGAAGGAATTGGAAATGATGCTGTTGCTGATGGCTGGGGAATACGAGTAAAAAACGCTTCAAACATTGAGATACGAAATATTGGCGCAATGAATTGTGACAGCAGCGAAGGAGACAATATTGGTTTACAGCAAGATAATGATTATGTATGGGTACACAACTGTGATCTTTTCTATGGAGATGCAGGAAGTGATGCTGACCAGATTAAAGGCGACGGAGCTTTAGATTGCAAAAAATCTACTTACATTACTTTTTCATATAACCACTTTTGGGATTCAGGAAAATGTAATCTTTTAGGGTTAAGCGAAGGAACCACCGATGGCTTGTATATAACTTATCACCATAACTGGTATGATCATTCAGATTCACGTCATCCGCGTGTGCGTTATTATTCAGCTCACGTTTATAACAACTATTATGATGGAAACTCTAAATACGGTGTTGGGTCAACTCTTGGTTCATCAGTATTTGTAGAAGCGAATTATTTTAGAAATTGTAAATATCCAATGCTGACATCAATGCAGGGAACAGATGTTTACAACGGAGCAACCGGAACTTTTTCTAGTGAAGATGGGGGAACTATAAAAGCTTTCAACAATACTATGAGCGGCCAGACCCGTTTTGTAGCTTATAATGCTTCAACCTATCCTGTTGAGTTTGATGCGTATGTAGCTGCCAGCCGAAACGAAACAATCAGCAGCAGTATTACATCAAAAAAAGGTGCGAAAACGTATAACAACTTTGATACTAATTCAAGTATAATGTATTCGTATACGCCAGATACGCCTGAAACAGCCAGAACAAATGTTATGCAATATGCAGGACGCGTTTCAGGAGGTGATTTTCAATGGGCTTTTAATAATGCTGTAGATGATACTGCAGATGCTGTAATTACAGGATTAAAAACGGCATTGACAAACTACCAAACTACTTTAGTGTATGTTCAGGATGGAACAAATCCTCCAGCGGGGAATCAAACTTTGACTTCGACTTCAAATAATAATCAAACTGTTACAAGCGGAACGGCTATCGGAACTATTGTTTTTACGTGGGGAGGAGATGCAACTGATGCGGCTGTAACCGGTCTGCCCGCTTCTGGATTAACTTTTGTTAAAAACACTTCGGCTAAAACCATTACAATTACGGGAACTCCAACTGCAACAGTAACTTATTCTATCGCTACTACAGGAAGCACTGGAACACCAGCTACAGGATCTGGAACGATAACAGTTAATGCAGCTGGAAATCAAACTTTAACATCAACTAATAACAACAGTCAGACCGTTACAAGTGGAACAGCTATAAACTCAATTGTTTTTACCTGGGGCGGAACTGCTACAGATGCAAGCGTAACTGGATTACCAGCATCTGGGTTAACTTTTGTAAAAAATACTTCAGCTAAAACCATTACAATTACGGGAACTCCAACAGCTACGGTTTCGTATTCAGTAACAACTACAGGAACAGGAACTGCTGCAACTGCATCAGGAACTATAACAGTAAACACAGGAACTTCTGGTAGTGAAATTCACAATTTTACAACTTCAGGAAAAACAAGCAGCTTTTACAGCATTACAGGAAATCTTTCGACTACTAAAGGAACTGTAACCTATAATGGTTTGACTTTAACGCAATGTTTGAAAATTGAATCTTCTACAAGTATCACTTACACGACTACTCAGCCAAGTACATTAACACTGGTTTTTGTTGAAGCCGGAGCTAATATTAAAGTTGATAATGTAGATAGAACGACCACAAATGGTATTATAACAGTTTCGTTAGCTGGAGGAAGTCACACAATTACCAAAAAAGATACTGCAAATTTATTTTACATGAGTACCGTGTATAGTGGCGGAACACTGAAAATAGCTAAAGCAGATTCTGTTATTGAAGCAGAAAATGAAAAACCATTTTTATATCCAAATCCAGTATCAGGTATTTTGTATTTATCTGATCAAAACCAAAAAGTAGAAAAAGTAATTATTTACAATGTTTTGGGAGTTCTTGTAAAAACTTCTCACAAAGGAGAAACAAATATTGATTTAAACCAATTAGCATCAGGAACATATTTAGCAAAAATTATTACTGCTGATGGTTCTTCAAATCAAATTATTATAAAGAAATAAAGATTTTAAGAGAAAGGCTTCCTAAAAACAGGAAGCCTTTTTAAATATTTTACCAATCAAAATTACCAGTCAGTAGCTGGAAGTTTTTTCAGAACTCTTTCCGGGCTGTCATCTGCAAAAAGTTGTTTTCTGTCTAGTTTAAACTTTTTAGTTTCGTGTGCACTTGGCATACTATCAACCATTGTATTAATAAGTTCCATATCAGCAGTACCCGAAATTAAGTCATAATCAACAGATATTTGAGAACCAGCTCCCATATTAAAAGTATGTATTTTAGCAAGAATCAATTGATTATCTACAAATTTATACCAGGTTTCGAGCGTTCCAACCGGACCAATTCCGTTAAGTGTAATATTTAGTAATCTATCTTTGTCAATACTTATACTTTCATAATCGTATATTTTATTTCCTTCATAAGAATATTCAGGATTTAACGCCTGCCAGGATGTTTCCTTTAAAATATAATCTCCTGTTTTTTGTTTAATCAAAACTAAAACAGCACGAACATCAGTATTGTCATTTTTGTTTTGCAAAACAAGTACAATATCTTTCAGCTGATCATCGTCTAAAAGCCCTTCTTCTTCATATTGAATTTCATACGGCTCTAATACAAAATCCTGAGCTTTTTTTCCAGTTTTAGGAAAAACCGGAAGAGTTCCGTCATCAAAAATTTCTCCCTCTTCTTCTCCAACGGATTCTGAGTCGAAAATTTTTTCAGTTTTTGGGTTTTGAGTTTCCGAAACTTTTGTCGTTTCTTTTTTACAGCTTACAGCTAAAATTACAATTAAAAAGAAGAGTAATGTACGTTTCATTTATTTGGGTTTGAATACAAATCTAGGAAAATTGCTATATATTTTGCATAAAAAACCACTTCTTCCAAAGCTGGAAAAAGTGGTTCTTGAGAATTTATTTCTTTTACAAATCAAATTTAATTCCTTGTGCCAGCGGAAGATTTGTCGTGTAATTAATTGTATTGGTTTGACGGCGCATGTAAATCTTCCATGCATCAGAACCAGACTCACGTCCGCCTCCGGTTTCTTTTTCACCACCAAAAGCACCTCCAATTTCTGCTCCGGATGTTCCTATGTTCACATTTGCAATTCCACAGTCAGAACCTATTACAGATAAAAATCTTTCAGCTTCTCTCAAATTGTTTGTCATAATTGCAGAAGATAATCCCTGTGCAACTCCATTTTGAAGTTCGATAGCATTGTCAACATCTCCGGAATATTTAATTAAATATAAAACGGGTGCAAAAGTTTCGTGCTGTACAATAGCAAATGAATTTTCAGCTTCTGCAATCGCAGGTTTTACGTAGCAGCCGCTTTCATAACCTTGTCCTGAAAGAACTCCGCCTTCAACCAGAATTTTACCGCCTTCGGCAACCACTTTATTTAAAGCAACTGCATATTGTTCAACAGCATGCGTATCGATAAGCGGTCCAACATGATTTTTTTCATCAAGCGGATTTCCAATTCGTAATTGTTTATAAGCAGCGACAAGCGCCTCTTTTACTTTATCATAAATACTTTCGTGAATAATTAATCTTCTTGTCGAAGTACAACGTTGTCCGGCCGTTCCAACAGCTCCGAAAACGGCTCCAATTACAGTCATTTTAATATCAGCATCCGGAGTCACAATAA
Protein-coding sequences here:
- a CDS encoding Bax inhibitor-1/YccA family protein — its product is MAFNSKNPFLSNKRFSSNAVSRAEEVHEAKIIDYNQEMTLSGTINKTAILFLILCGSAMVTWWMAFNGMNIMLPAIGGAVIGFILVLISAFKPQASPYLAPGYALFEGLFIGGISAIFEARFPGIVMNAVGATLVTFLVCLGLYKFRIVKVNEQFKSVVIAATLAIATYYLFSWLASLIFNFTPVHYGNGMMSIGISVFVIIVAALNLFLDFDLIEQGVQQKMPKFMEWYGAMGLMITLVWLYIEFLRLLAKLSSKD
- a CDS encoding T9SS type A sorting domain-containing protein, which encodes MKKNLLFLAVFFIAVQTWSQQINEASGWLESVFVKWQPVSNAQTYNVYYTGEGIVDRKIDNQLIRSYGTYFRADIPGLKAGSYTVKIKPVISGVEGTGTTTSTLTVKAHDRSGFAFSNSRVPGAYNADGTPKSNAVIIYVTEQTKNTVSLNVTGATTNPCVGLQTILDGYKKGKDLRPFIIRIVGQITDLSYMMSGDIVIENAKNASAYLTLEGIGNDAVADGWGIRVKNASNIEIRNIGAMNCDSSEGDNIGLQQDNDYVWVHNCDLFYGDAGSDADQIKGDGALDCKKSTYITFSYNHFWDSGKCNLLGLSEGTTDGLYITYHHNWYDHSDSRHPRVRYYSAHVYNNYYDGNSKYGVGSTLGSSVFVEANYFRNCKYPMLTSMQGTDVYNGATGTFSSEDGGTIKAFNNTMSGQTRFVAYNASTYPVEFDAYVAASRNETISSSITSKKGAKTYNNFDTNSSIMYSYTPDTPETARTNVMQYAGRVSGGDFQWAFNNAVDDTADAVITGLKTALTNYQTTLVYVQDGTNPPAGNQTLTSTSNNNQTVTSGTAIGTIVFTWGGDATDAAVTGLPASGLTFVKNTSAKTITITGTPTATVTYSIATTGSTGTPATGSGTITVNAAGNQTLTSTNNNSQTVTSGTAINSIVFTWGGTATDASVTGLPASGLTFVKNTSAKTITITGTPTATVSYSVTTTGTGTAATASGTITVNTGTSGSEIHNFTTSGKTSSFYSITGNLSTTKGTVTYNGLTLTQCLKIESSTSITYTTTQPSTLTLVFVEAGANIKVDNVDRTTTNGIITVSLAGGSHTITKKDTANLFYMSTVYSGGTLKIAKADSVIEAENEKPFLYPNPVSGILYLSDQNQKVEKVIIYNVLGVLVKTSHKGETNIDLNQLASGTYLAKIITADGSSNQIIIKK